The bacterium genome includes the window GGCGATCTACCTTTCCGAATATGCCCGCCACGGGCGCTTCACCGAGGCGATCCGCCTGGCGATCATCACCCTGGCCGGCGTGCCCTCCATCGTGTTCGGCCTGTTCGGCCTGGGCCTGTTCGTGATCTTCCTCAATTTCGGCTCCTCGATCCTGGCCGGCAGCCTGACCCTGGCCTGCATGGTCCTGCCCACGATCATCGTCTCCAGCGAGGAGGCCCTGCGCGCCGTGCCGCAATCGCTGCGCGCCGGCAGCATCGCCCTGGGCGCCACCAAGTGGGAGACGATCTACAAGAACGTTCTTCCCTACGCCATCCCAGGCATGCTCACCGGCTCGATCCTCGGCATCGGCCGGGCGGCAGGCGAGACCGCGCCCATCCTTCTGACCGTGGCGGCCTTTTTCCTGCCCAGCCTGCCGCACAGCGTGTTCGACCAGGTCATGGCCCTGCCGTACCACCTGTACGTCCTTGCCACTCAGCACCCCGACACGCAGAAAGTGCTGCCCATGCAGTACGGCACGGCCCTGGTTCTGTTGATCCTGGTGCTTGGAATGAGTCTTTTCGCGATCCTACTCAGAAGTCACTTCAGGAAAAAATACAAATGGTAGAAGACAAAGAGCTGGAGCCGAAAATCCGGGTGCGGAAGATGAATTTCTACTACGGCGAGGTCAGGGTCCTGCACGAGGTGAGCCTGGAGGCCCCCGCGCGCCGGGTGACCGCTTTGATCGGCCCCTCTGGCTGCGGCAAATCGACTTTCCTGCGCACGATCAACCGGATGAACGACACGATCGACGGGACACGGCTGGAAGGCCAGGTAATGATCGACGGCCAGGACATCTACTCCAACGGCACG containing:
- the pstA gene encoding phosphate ABC transporter permease PstA: MRSRNLDSLAFLILRLVTYSMVVVIGYIVFDIVWKGVPVLSWEFLAGFPSKSGSEGGIFPAIVGTFYLVLGTILVALPLGMGAAIYLSEYARHGRFTEAIRLAIITLAGVPSIVFGLFGLGLFVIFLNFGSSILAGSLTLACMVLPTIIVSSEEALRAVPQSLRAGSIALGATKWETIYKNVLPYAIPGMLTGSILGIGRAAGETAPILLTVAAFFLPSLPHSVFDQVMALPYHLYVLATQHPDTQKVLPMQYGTALVLLILVLGMSLFAILLRSHFRKKYKW
- a CDS encoding ATP-binding cassette domain-containing protein, whose product is MVEDKELEPKIRVRKMNFYYGEVRVLHEVSLEAPARRVTALIGPSGCGKSTFLRTINRMNDTIDGTRLEGQVMIDGQDIYSNGTDVVELRKRVGMVFQKSNPFPKSIFENVAYGPRIHGVHGRAKLEEIVERSLYRAGLW